A single window of Mycobacterium sp. ITM-2016-00318 DNA harbors:
- a CDS encoding DUF1304 domain-containing protein produces the protein MLTAAVIFAALAALLHVYIFVMESLTWTSPRTRATFGTTAEEAETTKLLAFNQGFYNLFLAIVSAVGIVAICLGHTTVGAALTFAGVGSMLAAAAVLLASSPDKARAAITQGVFPLVAVVLLAVAVAT, from the coding sequence ATGCTCACCGCAGCTGTGATTTTCGCGGCACTCGCCGCGCTGCTGCACGTCTACATCTTCGTGATGGAGTCTTTGACATGGACGTCGCCGCGCACCCGCGCGACGTTCGGCACCACGGCCGAGGAGGCCGAGACCACCAAACTGCTTGCGTTCAACCAGGGTTTCTACAACTTGTTCCTGGCCATCGTGTCCGCGGTCGGCATCGTGGCGATATGTCTGGGGCACACCACCGTCGGTGCCGCGCTGACCTTCGCAGGCGTCGGGTCGATGCTCGCGGCGGCGGCGGTGCTGCTCGCTTCATCGCCCGACAAGGCGCGGGCCGCTATCACGCAAGGAGTCTTCCCGCTGGTCGCGGTGGTTCTCCTTGCGGTGGCTGTTGCGACGTAG
- a CDS encoding GGDEF domain-containing protein, whose product MLDLDRFKEVNDTRGHTTGDRILAAVADKLRHATSGRAVVARVGGEEFLIAEMIQSGEAHTIAERLREAVAEIPWGATASVGVASVTRIGSATLDARAVIEQLVEAADSAMYVAKRAGGNQTRHADRSAIHSR is encoded by the coding sequence ATGCTGGATCTCGACCGCTTCAAAGAGGTCAACGACACCAGGGGGCATACCACCGGCGACCGCATCCTCGCCGCAGTCGCCGACAAACTGCGGCACGCCACCAGCGGGCGTGCCGTTGTCGCCCGAGTCGGCGGCGAGGAGTTCCTGATCGCGGAGATGATCCAGTCCGGCGAGGCCCACACGATCGCGGAACGTCTGAGGGAAGCCGTCGCAGAGATCCCCTGGGGCGCGACGGCGAGTGTCGGTGTTGCCAGCGTCACCCGGATCGGCTCAGCCACTCTCGACGCCAGAGCCGTCATCGAGCAGTTGGTCGAAGCCGCCGACAGCGCGATGTACGTCGCGAAACGGGCCGGCGGGAACCAGACGCGGCACGCCGACCGGAGCGCGATTCACAGCCGATAG
- a CDS encoding HAMP domain-containing sensor histidine kinase: protein MRWLSRLLARVLSLRIIVIVAALAVVGLVITLGAWVWFGVTNDQYSQLDRRLDSVSSLGDISSLLRNSDDLGLDKPSANSELIRTARVDGITVSLPKDIVLPEFDDGYDTTTIDGVEYRVRTFTAGKASIAVGAPLAETQRRIDELHRRVLLICGGVIVGTAVVASALWLIMISPFRVLAQQARVINAQSNPDEVKVGGVREAVEIADAVEGMLARIGDEQQRTRAALESARDFAAVASHELRTPLTAMRTNLEVLSTLDLPDEQREEVIADVIRTQSRIEATLSALERLAQGELTTVDDFVPVDITELLDRAAHDAVRNYPDLEVSLASSTTVLMVGMPAGLRLVIDNAITNAVKHGGATEIRLAAISSVHGVEITVDDNGLGVPEGERAAVFDRFSRGSTAARSGSGLGLALVAQQAEIHGGTARLETSPMGGARLLLRLPPPS from the coding sequence ATCAGGTGGCTCTCCCGGCTGCTGGCGCGCGTCCTGTCGTTGCGCATCATCGTCATCGTCGCGGCTCTTGCCGTGGTCGGTCTCGTCATCACCCTTGGCGCATGGGTCTGGTTCGGCGTGACCAACGACCAATACAGTCAGCTCGACCGTCGGCTCGACTCGGTCAGTAGCCTTGGCGACATCAGTTCGCTCTTGCGCAACTCCGATGACCTGGGACTCGACAAGCCTTCTGCGAACAGCGAACTCATCCGCACGGCCCGAGTCGACGGCATCACCGTTTCGCTGCCGAAGGACATCGTGCTGCCTGAGTTCGATGACGGCTACGACACCACGACGATCGACGGCGTCGAGTACCGCGTTCGCACGTTCACCGCGGGTAAGGCATCCATCGCGGTCGGCGCTCCACTGGCCGAAACGCAGAGAAGGATAGACGAACTGCACCGCCGCGTGCTGCTGATCTGCGGCGGGGTGATCGTCGGCACCGCGGTGGTCGCCTCGGCCCTGTGGCTGATCATGATCAGCCCCTTCCGGGTCCTCGCCCAGCAGGCCCGGGTGATCAACGCGCAATCCAACCCCGACGAGGTGAAGGTGGGCGGGGTACGGGAAGCGGTCGAGATCGCCGACGCGGTCGAGGGCATGCTCGCCCGCATCGGCGACGAACAGCAGCGCACCAGGGCCGCACTCGAGTCGGCAAGGGATTTTGCGGCGGTGGCGTCACACGAACTCCGCACACCGTTGACCGCGATGCGCACCAACCTGGAGGTGCTCTCCACGCTCGACCTTCCCGATGAACAGCGCGAGGAAGTGATCGCCGACGTCATCCGCACCCAGAGTCGCATCGAGGCCACGCTCTCGGCGCTGGAGCGACTGGCCCAAGGCGAGCTGACGACGGTCGACGACTTCGTCCCCGTCGACATCACCGAACTCCTGGATCGGGCCGCCCACGATGCGGTGCGCAACTACCCGGACCTCGAGGTGTCGTTGGCTTCGTCGACGACGGTGCTCATGGTAGGGATGCCCGCCGGCCTGCGACTGGTGATCGACAACGCAATCACCAACGCCGTGAAACACGGTGGAGCGACCGAAATCCGCCTTGCGGCAATCAGTTCCGTTCACGGTGTGGAGATCACAGTCGACGACAACGGCCTCGGTGTTCCGGAGGGGGAGCGGGCCGCTGTCTTCGACCGGTTCTCCCGTGGGTCGACGGCGGCGCGCTCGGGATCGGGTCTCGGCCTCGCGCTGGTGGCTCAGCAAGCGGAGATCCATGGCGGAACGGCCCGGCTGGAAACCAGCCCGATGGGCGGCGCCCGGCTGTTGCTGCGGCTGCCGCCGCCGAGCTAA
- a CDS encoding MarR family winged helix-turn-helix transcriptional regulator, whose translation MAQSRDLAEERLAIGQLLVRLLRELRDDLAAPRADAGYGDVREPHFQIFGNIRAGGIRLTELAERAQLSLAAASELVNDLADLGYLTRRPDPADGRAKLIELTERGRDLMADAGNRVASIERRWAALAGERNFAQMCSTMQRLLDELDPKDARA comes from the coding sequence GTGGCGCAGTCAAGGGATCTCGCCGAGGAACGCTTGGCCATCGGGCAACTGCTGGTTCGGCTCCTGCGCGAGCTCCGGGACGACCTCGCCGCCCCCCGCGCCGACGCCGGCTACGGGGACGTACGCGAACCGCACTTCCAGATCTTCGGCAACATCCGGGCGGGCGGCATCCGGCTCACCGAGCTGGCGGAGCGCGCGCAACTGAGCCTCGCGGCCGCCTCGGAGCTCGTCAACGATCTCGCCGACCTCGGGTACCTGACCCGGCGGCCCGACCCCGCCGACGGAAGGGCGAAGCTCATCGAGCTGACCGAGCGGGGCCGCGACTTGATGGCCGACGCCGGCAACCGGGTGGCCTCGATCGAGCGCCGATGGGCGGCACTGGCAGGCGAACGGAATTTCGCGCAGATGTGCAGCACCATGCAGCGGCTGCTCGACGAGCTCGACCCGAAGGACGCCCGCGCTTAG